The Spirosoma foliorum genome has a window encoding:
- a CDS encoding pyridoxamine 5'-phosphate oxidase family protein, translated as MLSELSPDVVESMLTNQYFGRIGCAANDRVLIEPVAYYYDGHFIYGLTRQGTKTQLLHENPHVAFEIDEVVTPTLWRSVVIEGIFEELKDEDRDDALFLLRQRKIPVFADERFGYPGVDSPTGNKVVYPVVYRIRIGRKTGRCYEYSPDQN; from the coding sequence ATGCTAAGCGAACTTTCTCCGGATGTAGTCGAATCAATGCTGACCAATCAGTACTTTGGTCGCATTGGCTGTGCTGCCAATGACCGTGTTCTCATTGAACCCGTCGCGTATTATTACGACGGGCATTTTATTTATGGACTTACCCGACAGGGCACCAAAACGCAACTTCTGCACGAGAATCCACATGTCGCCTTCGAGATTGACGAAGTTGTTACCCCCACCCTTTGGCGAAGTGTGGTTATAGAAGGGATTTTTGAAGAGCTAAAGGATGAAGACCGGGATGATGCCCTTTTTCTGCTTCGCCAGCGTAAAATTCCCGTCTTTGCCGACGAACGATTTGGCTATCCCGGCGTAGATTCTCCAACTGGTAATAAAGTTGTGTATCCCGTTGTCTATCGAATTCGAATTGGCCGCAAAACCGGACGTTGTTACGAGTACTCTCCCGATCAAAATTGA
- a CDS encoding response regulator: MKTILLIEDNEAIRETTAEILELASYKLLTAENGKEGVKKALETKPDLVICDIMMPVLDGYGVLQIFTKNPQLAGVPFIFLTAKTERVDFRKGMELGADDYLTKPFEESELLSAIESRLNRFATLRPSYDLQQNGLNQFLDDAQAIGGLNSLSADRKAHSVRKKQYVYSEGDEPTRLYFLKSGKVKTVRNTTDGKELITGIYNTGEFFGYFALFEDGDYTDSAITLEDSELVYIPKEDFLQLVSVNPEVSQQFIKLLAGRVGEREHQLLGMAYNSLRRRVADTLLRLNEQQPDTIIQLSRDDLAALTGTATESLIRTLSEFKQDGLIEIFPPMGAIRLLKPEKLRRANW, translated from the coding sequence ATGAAAACCATCCTCTTGATTGAAGACAACGAAGCAATTCGCGAAACAACCGCCGAAATTCTGGAGCTAGCCAGTTATAAACTACTTACGGCCGAAAACGGAAAGGAGGGCGTTAAAAAGGCGCTGGAAACAAAACCTGACCTAGTCATTTGTGACATTATGATGCCGGTTTTGGACGGCTATGGGGTATTGCAGATCTTCACTAAAAACCCGCAATTGGCCGGGGTACCGTTTATATTTTTAACTGCCAAAACGGAACGGGTCGATTTCCGCAAAGGAATGGAACTCGGTGCTGACGATTATCTAACCAAACCGTTTGAGGAATCGGAATTACTCAGCGCCATTGAAAGCCGATTAAATCGATTCGCTACGTTGCGCCCTTCTTACGATCTGCAACAAAACGGGTTAAATCAGTTCCTTGACGACGCACAGGCCATTGGCGGTTTAAACAGTTTGTCGGCAGATCGGAAAGCTCATTCCGTACGCAAAAAACAATATGTGTATTCAGAGGGAGATGAACCGACTCGGCTGTATTTCCTTAAGTCCGGCAAGGTCAAGACGGTCCGGAATACAACGGATGGGAAAGAACTCATCACGGGTATCTACAACACAGGGGAATTCTTTGGCTATTTTGCGCTCTTTGAAGACGGAGACTATACGGACTCTGCCATTACCCTGGAGGATTCGGAATTGGTATACATTCCCAAAGAGGATTTCCTCCAACTCGTGTCGGTCAATCCGGAGGTGAGTCAGCAATTTATTAAGTTGTTGGCGGGCCGCGTTGGTGAACGTGAACATCAACTCCTCGGTATGGCCTATAATTCGCTCCGACGTCGAGTCGCCGATACGCTGCTTCGGTTGAACGAGCAACAGCCCGACACCATCATCCAACTTTCGCGCGATGATCTGGCCGCCCTGACGGGAACGGCTACCGAATCGCTCATACGCACGCTGAGTGAGTTTAAACAGGATGGTTTGATTGAGATATTTCCGCCAATGGGTGCGATTCGACTACTAAAACCAGAAAAACTACGCCGGGCTAACTGGTAA